In Glycine soja cultivar W05 chromosome 10, ASM419377v2, whole genome shotgun sequence, the genomic stretch GGCAAAGCATCCAAGACATGAAATCCACTTTCTTGGTCATACCGGAGCTCCTATCATAGAGGTCACCAGAGATAAGAAAGAATCCCAGGAAACTAAATGATTGCATCTGAGGGGGAAAATATTCTCAAGCCTCACCCCTCGGAATAAGTGATTGACTCATCACTCACCTTGCTGTCAATAATAGCTGAATCTTTTGCACCTGTGCTAAAAGCACGGACAAGCTTCACTGTTAACGGTGGTGCAGCTGAACCAAGCACTGTATTCACCTTGACCTGATTTGAAATAGAAATTTGTCAGATATTCCTAACAGTATTGAAAACAGAAAAGTAGAGTAGAAATGCAGAAGTATTGCACAATCACAAATCTAATACTGCAAAGAGAccacaacagaaagtaaaattGTTTAGTTGAGGAAAGCAGATGCTGCTGCAGATATTAATGAAAATGGGTGAGATATTAATGTAGAACTGCATGCAgaagaatcaacaaaaaataaatagggGATAATGCAACCAGAATGCAAGGTAGAGCTTGTTAATCATTCTAAATAAAAACCATTGAAAATTAATGGGCTAATAATAACAAGTACTATCCTATAGTTACAAAGGAAGCCTAAACTGTGAACTGCTTTAATAAATTTCTCAGAGGTCAGACTCATTAACAGCAAGATTATGACAGCAAATGGAGAGAGAACTATAAATTTACAGGATGGCTGAGACTCAAAATCGACTACAACCAAATGGCTACTAGATCACCATTCACCAACTATTTCCTACTTTCCTTTTGCCAGACAAAAATGACAAATGTCGTGATAAGGCAATGGGATTACCCCATCAACTATCCCAATTTCAacgaaaaactaattaaaatttataatagtaGTAAAATAAGGATTCTAGACatattaaattagttaaatacCTTAAGCTGGCCTTTCTTGGTCAATGAATAAACTGTTTCTGGGAGTGACAATATCAATGGAATGGAAATCCTACACCACAATAAGAAATACAAGTTACATATTATCACTACATATAATGAGGTTAAGATATCTCGGCAAAGAAGATACAGGAAAATATATGGAAATATCCCCCATAAAGCTgcaatttaaaataagattgtttTTAGAAAAGCACTTGCCTGTTGCTCTCTAGAAAAGCTAATGACTCAACTTGATTGAAGAAGTCCTTGGCATCTCCAGGGATTCCAATGCCCAAGAAAAATTTTGCCAGACCCAATATTTTATCCCCTGGAAGCTGGAAAAcacaaagccaaaaacattagcATTAAATTCTAacagattgaaaaaaaaaataaacagtaaTTCCTTACACTCCACATACATTTATTTTTCCAGAAGTTACAGCAGCAAATGCAGTAACCCCTCTAACAACTGAAGAAGTTGTGGAAAGAGAACCCCGTTGCTCATGTCCACCAACATATTTCTCATCAAAATAAAAGGTTCCATCCTCTGAAAAATGACAATAGGTTGAGTGCAGTAGGTGAAGTATAAGGGATAGAGAACGGCAGGGCAATGTAAGTGcaatacccaaaaaaaatacaaatggaaaaaaaatatgagctTCAAGCAAATTATgtcatttgatagaaaatagCACTCCGCAGCACAGAAACACGTTGAAGCAAACATGCAACAATCACAAACCAACATAGATATATAGGATTGTCAAGATTCAAGCATTTTGAAGGGATGCATCTACTCTCTTTAAGCTACTTATTTCACAAATGCAGGACATtgagtttaataataataaggtcCCATTACAAGCAGTTAATTCAATAGAAACCCTCAATTCTGGTAGTTTCTTCTAGTAAAGCTTACACCCACATTGTCAGCAAAATAATGATAACTTAGATCTTAAGCAGGTAATTGCAACTTGATCAATTGTTAAGCCCACAATAAAAGCagcaaataataaacaaaatgcgATGAAACATAAAAGCACCAACATAAGGAGAAATTTGGAATCTACCACTTACCAAAGAACAAATGCTATGAACAGACAGTCAGACACCAAGGCTGCTAAACCCATTCTAGCtaattctaaatttaaaaataagcatTAACATCAATCATTTGGGATGAAGTAAAAGCAAAGCTACACATACCATATTTCTCAATGCCATCAAAAAGCTTTACTATGCCATTTTTCACTACGTTGACCTGCCAATGTGGAGCTAATATAAGATATTGATAGAAGTGCCAAGACAAATTATGTTAGCAAGATGCACCAAAAGCTACAAAAGAATGTATAACAAAGACTAAAATAGTTACTCAGGCTAAATGCATGCGGCTAAACTGGCAAGTTTAACTTCAGTTTCGTGATATGCTGCAATAACATTCTAACAACTATttataacacaaataatgtcatatGCATTAATTTCTGGACATGTATGAAAACTAttacaaacttaaaaaaaaaaaaatggcaaccAATATAATGATCCAGAACTTTACCTTAGATTGATCAAATTCAGAAGAAGCTAGTGAGATCAATCCAGCAAGGGATTCAAGAGCTAATCCTGTGAAATATATGATGAGATTAAATTGTTAGCATGGATAAACTACAGCTATTACAATATTCCCAAGGATCTCATGATGCTAGCTTTAGCAAGAAAAATATTGGGCATAATGGCATATGAGAGAAATTAAGTATCAATACTGTTGGATTTAGGGGAAGATTTAAGACTAGCTAAATGAAGAAGATAATACTATAGAGAGAatctagaaaaagaaaatggtttCTTATTCAGACCTTCCATTATGTGAAATGACTACTAATTCCAAGGCTAAATGAGTGCAACTTCCTAATTACTAATTCCTGTAAATACTAAATGCATTTTAACAAGTGATACATGAACTGCACATGATTCTAAAAAGTACATTTCCATGCAGATTATTACCAGCAGCATAGGTACTAGACTCTGGATTATCAGAACTATAGCGCCATCTTCCGTCACTTTGACTGAGAACCTGCTCGCAATGAAGACACAAAATAAATTTGCAAATTGCAGTTTGAATTGGAGTTGCAACAATATTGAGGTATCATATGGGGGAAACTAAAACAGTAGTTGGGTGCTGTTCTTATATGGAAGCCCTACCATCCACATAAGAAGAGGCCAAAATAGTAGTTACCAAAAACAAAACCTAGTTCCTaccttatttgataaaaaaaaaaaaaaccacaataATACAAACCTTGATTGATTGGAAAACCCCATCAACATCAGCAAGAAGCACATCAACATTAGAATCCTGATCCTGTGCACAAAGAAGGTAAGTACcataaaacaatataatatcACATTACCAATAGGCAagtcacaattaaaaaaaaaagtaccacatccaccatttaaaaaataaaaaatcggaAGATTAGTCATATAATCCATGACCGTGATCTAGGCCGCAACATCAAGGTTTTTTAACTGTCTGCGACTGCAATTGAGATCGCATAGGCCGCATTTGTCTGCGATTTGCTGCGATATCAACAAACGCGACGAAATCGCAATGTGATCGCGACCaatatttaaaacattggtCATATTCAAAGAATTTCGGATATCAATCATACACAGGGAATGAATAGGAAATAAACTTGATTAATGCACTAGTACTCCCTAAGGACTCTACTTAATTAACATATATCTattttggctgataaaaaaaaaaaactccctaaggACTCTAATGAAAACCGTGTAAGGTCACAGTAAAGTAGCGGCTAGAGAATTACCTTTATAACAACCAAACCTCCAATTGAATAGTAGATGTCAAGCAAAGCACTCGCATCATGAACAGTGGCTTTAAGTCTTGAAGCAATATcctataacaaaataaataaataaataaacactaGCATCAATTTTCAGCACACAAACAGAACTTTCATAAGCAGTGACACTCAAACTGCaagcataacaaaaaaaaataaaagaaaagtaccTTAAAAACGTTCCCATTGACATTGCATTTTAAAATGGCGTTAACTTTCAAGGCATAGAACAAATCCTTGAGAGGAGAAGACGAGGCTAGACTTTCAACTACTTTCTGACACGTGTCCTCGTTCACAGGAGTATTCTTCTCTTCGATTCCGAGAatctgaaaaactctaagcgCCTCGTACGCGTCTTCTAAGCTGTGATAAAATAACAGATCAAAGAACGACAAATAGTTGACTTCAGTTACGCAGAACGGTTCAAAATctcaagagagaaaaaaaaaaaagcgacACAAATCTAACAATAATCCTTTCACAGTTTCACGTCCTTGGGATCGGAATCAAACGCCGCGTTGtgaacatttattttttgggaAAATTAAACGGAATTGACGGAATCAGAGAATAACAATGCAATGTGTGGGGATCGTGATGCGAGGGAGTTTAATTATTAGGGTTTTTGGTTTTGACCTTGTGGGAGTGGCAGCGAAGAGGTTGATTGCAGCGGATCGGTGAGAATGGgagatggagaaggagaaagagaaagggagaagaagtagaagaaaTGCTGCCGCTACTATCACGTGACTCACGTGCGTGGCCATTGCTGGTGGAGCGGCAATGAATCGGAGAAAGAGAGAGTGGCCACacttgaaaagggagaagacttTCTCTAATGTTAATGTAAGGAGTTAATAATACCACTGGAGATTGCTGGGCTGGGTGGAGTTTTTGGACTGTTTTGTTTggcacattaattttttttttgggttaaaaCTCCATTATAATTTCTAGTTTTGCATTTCtcttttcaacttttttctccaaaaaaatCATGTCAACTCTTCACGTGTCATCTCTCAGTACGTGTTTGGtttcatcttaaaaaaattaattttagataaatttttatatgtttggtTTTATGTAGACAGAATTTtctataattgattatgttgaaacgatttagttagtttttgtattggataaataattttatttttagttttattcttagctttttttgcttttataaaaacattcaattcaaacataaattatcacgcgttaaaaataattttaaccaaaCACACGCCAAATCATGTTGAATAATTTGTTTTGGATTCATAATTGATTATTAGCtcaaatatttagtttttatgcTGGATAAAAAATTGTACTTATTTTTATGCTAAATatgtgtttttaataaaaatcaaaatataaattacatcacattcaaattaattttgtaagattaaaattttcaatgtccATATAGAGACACTAAATTAAGGTTATAATTCTATTTAGATTGGTTGAAAGTGCTGAAATAGAATTGAATGTAATAGAATTTTGGTTAATGGTTGAAAGTGCCGAAATAGAGTTGAATGTAATagaattttggttaaaatgtaattttgatacttttatttttttaaatatgtgattttagttttcatcatttttaattgagacattttgttcatcacttttaataaattcataattttagtccctctaatttttaattaactcacttaaaaaaatatgattttaatccCCTTAGTCAATTTCAGACTtgttaattgtatattttttaattcttttttaacaaattaatttttttggcaattaaataattttaaaaaacatttatcatgtgtataataaacaaatagatGTCCATTGACATTCAcaaagtatataaattaaagtttaaaattgtccacaaaaattaaaattgtaaaccTTTTAAAAGTGGaggacaaaatattttaatttaaaaattaggacTAAAATTTTAAACCTTTAAAAAGTAAGGatgaaatatctcaattaaaaaatagaggGACTAAAGTGCAGATTTGAGAAAATAGTATTTTAGCCtagaattttgttatatttgcatcccactttattttattttgttatatttcaaTCTATTCTATTAATTACTATTCGATAATTAAACATAGTAAGGATTGCTTGCCTTGTAAGCATACTAAGGATGGTCAATATATACACGCGGTTAGACCAGATTACCACCAAGCTCTTCACACACAtccatttcaattttcaagcaTTAACTAGTGTAATTCTTGGAGATCTTTGGACGAAATTGTGGAAAATTCCCACTTTACCTAAATGTCTCCCTTTACTTGTTTCAATGTCATATTTTGAACTCCctttacttatatttatatatgagtACTATTGTTAAAGTAgtgattttgatgatttttttaaagccAAACCACTTACTTATATCATTTGAATCATAATCATGGTTCAATATAGGttggaatataaaaaaaaaaattgactacaAGCAAAAGATCTTGATGCTCACAATTGACTGCTTGTGTTTGCGGGAGAAGTTCCTTGCATCATGTGATTATAGAGCCAAATTCAGTGTTATTTGGTTTGCTGTTAGAGAGAGAATTCACAGCATGGTTGCAGTCCGTTTCAATCAAACAGTTCTGGAAATTCATGTGCTTTATTCACCTTAAAGTCTTACGAAGTGCAACAGCTTCAACTTCCATAGGAAGCGGTGATCCATGCTTCCCATCAGAATTTGCAGCGACAAATTAgagtcttttcttcttctttcttgatGTTATGtctatatgaatattttttccatGTGAGAAAAATTATGGCATCACTACAATTTATATTACACATTTTATTGTTGAAGTTGCATTAAGTGTGGCTGATTGGTCATTATTGTCAAGTAATTGGCCatgtatgacttttttttttgttagtttgtgaaattgatattatTCTTATAAGGtgtttagatttttattttttttagaattttgacTAGTTGAATCTTGATCTAACatgtttcaaattcaatttcagtttttacttattaaaaattaattttgatcctcTTTGAAGATAAATAACAGCTTAATCTTGAGCTACTGGTTACACTAAATGTTGATCCATATAGTTATGTTcctataaaattttacattacaTTGTTAGAGTTTATTTGATATCCAGattaaataaagatattaataaGTAAAATCTCTTACGATGAAACATATCCAAACTATTTACAACATTCAATTTTATCACAGAAGGCTAACATTAAGTGGAGCCTATTTCAAAACCACAATGACAaatttttgtcaaataataacattaaccGAGGATGATGATGTGACCATAAACATTtcattgatttgtttttttggtaCAAAGGAAATAACATGGCgttagaaaagaagaaagatcatTCCTTAGTAACTCTAAAACTCCATCAGGAGGTGAACTCCAGCTTGCATCCATGTTGGTTAAGTCAGCTCCCCATTGGACAAAATCAATGTCCCAATCTAACAAAGCCAAGGCTCTGATGTTCGAAAGCAATGATATATGAAGTACGGTTCTCTTCCCAGTTGTTTAAGAATGCAATAAACTTCCATGTTATCTGATTCACAAAACACTTCTTTGATGGACAGTATCTCAGCCCCACCCACAGGTGCTCATCCCCACTGTATTTCGAATGATACCACCAGCTCCCAGGGACAACACATGAGTGTGTCAATTCTCGGCCACACACGGATCCTAAGTTGTTGATCTGCACTTTACTTCCGCAATACTATGATGAGCCATCTTGCATGCATACTCAAGTGGTCACAGGTCCTGGGAAAATACTACATTGCATCTCACTTCCAAGCCCACCACATAGTTAGCACCATCTGCACCCACTTCGGGTGATTAAGAACCCAGGAAACAAActctactctctctctctctctatatatatatatcataaatgaTCAATCAACTAGAGGTAAGGATGATAGAGATAAATATGGATGTCTAAGATTCAATTCatcatgttattaattttaataaaaaattatttttattttattatcatattttttattttattaaattgttaatatgTCAAgttcttgattaaaattaaaattttattatcatgaatattaaatatgactaacaagttattgattattttttaattttggatatCTAATGTTTTAGGGCACTAGttgaattaatattaaatatgattaaatacttgtagaattaattattaaataataaggaATCCATTAATTATAGgtaataagttttatttctaCAATAGATTCAAGACCAAGGTAATTGAGTgaaagagaaatttttttaaaattatttatcgaTTAAATATAACATGTTAACTTATTAGAGTTTAATCGTTATACTATACTCTAGAATTAACCTTAACTTACTTACTCCGACTGACATTAAGGAAATATTGCTAAACCTGTGAAATTACATACAAATGAATGTTTtaatctttccaaaaaaaaaaattaaattagagaatttaatttaatcaaataaatattttaatgaaatattattatattctttaatagcacaaaaaatacaattaatataaataaaagaggaTTACTTTATAAACGTGGAAGTTatccataaaataagaataaaattttatttttacatattaaaatcaaatcatgtgattaattatcatatttaattatacgattatttaaaaattatctttatcttatatcAGAGAATttctaaagataaaaaaatatgagataattttttattttcaaagataaagataaagaaatataaataaattcatccaaTAATTGATAATAGAAATTGACCTGGAGTGGATACACGTGCATAGAGTCTTCACTCACACCGTTCAAACAAAATTTGTTACTTTAAGAATGTATATTCaagtacatatatatatattttatttattattgttatatattttaaatataaaatagattttaattttttgttgaaaacactTTTAAATTATGTCAGGTATTATACTAAAACATAACTTTTTTTAGTTAAGTAGAtgaccaaaattaaattttagataataatttaaaaataatatattttcgaaatatgaaaaacatattttaaaaaaaaatatttatcatattttaatcgCACTGATTTTAACCTAACGGTTTCCCTTCTCATAAAAATGAGTCCAACAGATCAAATACAAACGTGATCCCACGGcagataaaacaaatattttccaACTGTGTGCGGTCCTTTTCCTTCTTGGTAGCCAGCACCTTTTGTGAATGCCACTAAGCATCATCCAGTATCCAATTCAATTCCTCAAATAACTGGGATTCCTCATttcataaaattcaatttacCACAATATATTATATTCATCAGAAGATAGATTATGTAGCAaggtatgaaaataattttacatattcatttctttataattataattcattatatataataaatttaatttatttttatgataattacaatcataataataatttatgattgaataaccATATGAATATATCATCATTACATTCTTGTATTATtgaatttaatgtttatatactaataatataaaaaaataattttatattattatttaattacaatttatttattaaattacttctaatattttaagaattaataaatttaacatatactaaaaagtgtgattgaatgattataatataaaacttcTGATAGCGTGGGTGCACATCCTTTTCTCTATATTatcatatgataaaaaaatataaaagtatcaattaattaattgcaGATTTTAACAAGATTTGATgccttaaaataaaagaaaagatcgAAGAGTTACTGAAAAAGAagataaagcaaaaaaagaaagaaagaagatttGGATAGTGCATCTCCCGCAACAGTTGACCTTGCGAGACACAGACACGGCAccttcaattcttcattccTCAAATCGCAATTCACAAAGCGTCTCAAATTCACATTAAATTTTCCCAAAACTCAAACTCAAACTCAAACTCAAGTAATTCTAATTTTCCCTCCCCGAAAACGATGTCGTTCgaggtggaggaggaggaggcgttTGAGCACACGCTCCTGGTGGTGCGCGAGGTGTCGGTGTACAAGATCCCGCCGCGAAGCACCTCCGGCGGCTACAAGTGCGGCGAGTGGCTCCAGTCCGACAAGATCTGGTCGGGGCGGATCCGCGTCGTGTCCCGGCGCGACCGCTGCGAGATTCGCCTCGAGGATCCGAGCTCCGGTGAGCTCTTCGCCGCCTGCTTCGTCTACGCCGGCCAGCGCGAGACCGCCGTCGAGCCCGTCCTCGACTCGTCGCGCTACTTCGTCCTCAAGATCGAGGATGGCCAAGGCAAGCACGCCTTCATTGGCCTAGGGTTCAATGAGCGCAACGAGGCCTTCGATTTCAACGTCGCGCTCTCCGATCACGAGAAGTACGTCCGCCGCGAGCACGAGAAGGAGGCCGGAGACGGAGCCGCCGCTGAGGAGTCGCAGATCGACATTCACCCCGCCGTCAATCACAGGCTCAAGGTATATCAATCAGAATTTCTACTATCTAATTGTTTTGATTCGGTAATTGAACCGAAATTCGCGATCGTGATTATTGTTATGAATGCTGAATGAtgaattggtttttttttagatGAATAAACAAAAGCCACTTAAAACATGCTGAGATGTATAATTTCATTGGTTTAGTTAAGTTTGAGTGAATGAAGCAATGATTAGATGTTGTGGTTAACTGGATCACTGAGATGATGCATGTTTTGAGCTTAATTCTTTAGTATCTACTGTATGCTATTGTTGTTGTGATGATGAATTAGGATCTGTTTCGGTAAGCTTCTCCATACTTATAGGAGAAGAAGATCAATTTATGCACGTAAATTTGTATAGAAGCTCTTTTCATTTAACCTTTCCAAAAGCTTAGgtacataagttgattttagcttggGCAAAAGCTCAATGCATTatatcttttgattttcttttctcataagtgcttataaaaaagttaatccAATTAGGGCCTTATTTTGCTTTGGTCAAATCCAATTTTTTGAGCAATTTCTAAGGGTGTTTTCAGTTTCACAATTCTCCAAGATTTTGATGAATTTACTTTTTTCTATTGTCTTAACAGTATGTTTTTCTTACCCCGTGGATCATGATGGCTTTTTTCCTGTGTTTAAGATGGTGTGTTTGTTATTTGGCCTGTAGGAAGGGGAAACCATTAGGATTAATGTGAAGCACAAATCAACTAGTGGAACTGGCATGCTCTCAGCTGCTGGCCTAACCAGTGGGCATGCTGCGACACCAAAGCCAAAAATCGTGAGTCTTGCTCCCCCACCAAGTGGAGCTGGGAAAATCAGGTCTCCTCTTCCACCCCCACCAAATGATCCCGTTGCTGCTCGGACTGCTTCCACCAGTCGTGCTACTGGTCCTAAAGGGACATACGAAAGTGTGAAACATTCTACCAACGCTTTATCAGATTTTTCTCAACTACAGGTATGCTGGTTCTGCTCGTTCTCTTGGCTGTTTGGCATGTTTGTTCATGTAATTGAAAAGTTTAGGGCTTAATAGTTATTGCATTGCATGACTTAACAGCAACGTCGTGTCTTATAGATTGTTTAAGCATGTTATTTATCTATCTCCTTTTTATATGATTGGTTAGCTTAACTTTTTCATCACTGCATTCTTGATCTTGTATCCCCAAATGTGAAGTTATCGTTCCTTTGTTTACATAAAGGTACTACTAGTTTTGTGCTGATTTTATTCGGTAAAGACCAATAAGAATATTAACTGCATTTATTCTTGTATGACAATTCTGGTAGATTTGTCtattgttttagttttagatCCTAGTCATCAATCTAGGTTTCTACATATAGTGACCATAATGATTTGaaaaacaatcaatcatcaactGACTTTCTGGAGCATCCCTGTTCAACCATGAGGCTTTCTGTATGAGTTAAAAGTCCCAACCGTAGTCTAAAATCTAGAGTAACATTCACATTTCTTGTCTGTTTGCATTTACAGAAAAATCTTCCCACAACAACCACCTCTGGATCGACCACAGCTTCAGGATGGGCAGCCTTCTGATTATATATATGAGCATTTTAACAATGAGGCTTTTATTATTCTCTGATTTTTTTGGTTCTTTATTTTGAGAAAAGAAACAGTGGAAGAATCTGCAGAAAGAGATTTCATAAGTAAAGTTAGCACAAAGTACCAAGTAATTCGATTGCTTGAGGAATGAATATCCTggaaatatttatgtttttctttgtttgtaATAACAGTTTTCTCATATCTCTATAAAAAGAATCACCCCCCGAAAAGAATCTTTCTTTGACTGAGGTGTGCTtgttattttatgttcaagGTACTGTTCCGGATGCCATGTGTTTAGGTATATATGAAGTTATTATGTTGcttgtaataataattataattacaaagTGACAATGTCCATTTTAACAGCTGCTATATGTTACACTTGTAGCTCTACTCGGACGATTGTACTAAATTCTAAAACTCAGAACTTGACATTATATTTTTTGGGGGCTATAAATTCAGATTTAGCATTTgttctaataaaattttcataaatacttattggaaaagaaaataagaaatctaTATGAGAGtttctacaaattaatttatgcataaattaattttaacttttagaaaaacatatttcac encodes the following:
- the LOC114372303 gene encoding dolichyl-diphosphooligosaccharide--protein glycosyltransferase subunit 2-like, which produces MATHVSHVIVAAAFLLLLLPFSFSFSISHSHRSAAINLFAATPTSLEDAYEALRVFQILGIEEKNTPVNEDTCQKVVESLASSSPLKDLFYALKVNAILKCNVNGNVFKDIASRLKATVHDASALLDIYYSIGGLVVIKDQDSNVDVLLADVDGVFQSIKVLSQSDGRWRYSSDNPESSTYAAGLALESLAGLISLASSEFDQSKVNVVKNGIVKLFDGIEKYEDGTFYFDEKYVGGHEQRGSLSTTSSVVRGVTAFAAVTSGKINLPGDKILGLAKFFLGIGIPGDAKDFFNQVESLAFLESNRISIPLILSLPETVYSLTKKGQLKVKVNTVLGSAAPPLTVKLVRAFSTGAKDSAIIDSKELRYDQESGFHVLDALPKNVDVGTYVFVFEIVLHDFGSEKVYATGGQIHVPIYVTGIIEVGNAEITVLDSDLGSAETQKKLDLAGNDAVSLSANHLQKLRFSFQLTTPHGHVFKPHQAFFKLRHETKVEHIFVVGNTGKKFEKVLDFLGLVEKLFYLSGKYEIELTVGDAVMENSFLRLLGHVELDLPEAPEKAPRPPPPPVDPYSRYGPKAEITHIFRSPEKRPHQELSLAFLGLILLPFIGFLVGLLRLGVNLKNFPGSTVPATFGILFHVGIAAVLLLYVLFWLKLDLFTTLKAFGLLGAILMFVGHRILSHLAFTSAKLKSA
- the LOC114371886 gene encoding uncharacterized protein At1g03900-like produces the protein MSFEVEEEEAFEHTLLVVREVSVYKIPPRSTSGGYKCGEWLQSDKIWSGRIRVVSRRDRCEIRLEDPSSGELFAACFVYAGQRETAVEPVLDSSRYFVLKIEDGQGKHAFIGLGFNERNEAFDFNVALSDHEKYVRREHEKEAGDGAAAEESQIDIHPAVNHRLKEGETIRINVKHKSTSGTGMLSAAGLTSGHAATPKPKIVSLAPPPSGAGKIRSPLPPPPNDPVAARTASTSRATGPKGTYESVKHSTNALSDFSQLQKNLPTTTTSGSTTASGWAAF